A genomic segment from Nicotiana sylvestris chromosome 1, ASM39365v2, whole genome shotgun sequence encodes:
- the LOC138871532 gene encoding uncharacterized protein yields the protein MVHDAPPSVPVDVPTVTLPEDAVAQAQVQLNVAAPQITPQQFVQPVANTGQSKDFKNFMDLKPPEFDATQASIEPQKFIQHCEKILSTLGLKETRGVEFDTFLFSGSAESWWNSVQRGKRAGLPPITWSEFSSMFMDRFVPLSKRDDMRRQFEQLHQGSMTVTEYEAKFIDLASYAPFLVADEHEKVRRFIDGLEHCYRGPVVRDVRGGSYEEVVDTALRYESYQERDKTERESKRTRSVGGFSGAPSGGKSGFNRGQSRPTQSESVVQSFRSAYPAKQGQQQIQRKDNGSYQSGQHPRCSNCGRNHSGHCFGTDGACFTYGQKGHISKYCPRGYSATSHATSQPQRTFTGTQTQTQPARATTQVARAQG from the exons ATGGTTCATGATGCACCACCATCAGTCCCAGTTGATGTGCCTACTGTTACCTTACCTGAAGATGCAGTG GCGCAAGCACAGGTTCAGCTGAATGTTGCAGCTCCTCAGATAACCCCTCAGCAGTTCGTTCAGCCAGTTGCAAATACAGGGCAGTCTAAGGATTTTAAGAATTTTATGGATCTTAAGCCACCAGAGTTCGATGCTACACAGGCTTCTATTGAGCCCCAGAAGTTCATTCAACATTGTGAGAAGATATTATCTACTTTGGGGCTGAAGGAGACTCGAGGGGTGGAATTTGACACTTTTCTATTTTCAGGATCTGCAGAGTCATGGTGGAATTCAGTTCAGAGAGGTAAACGAGCAGGGTTGCCACCTATTACTTGGTCAGAGTTTTCATCTATGTTTATGGATAGGTTTGTCCCACTGAGCAAGCGAGACGACATGAGACGTCAGTTCGAGCAACTGCACCAGGGCAGTATGACAGTTACGGAGTATGAGGCTAAGTTCATTGACTTAGCTAGTTATGCACCTTTTCTAGTTGCAGATGAGCATGAGAAGGTAAGGAGGTTCATAGATGGGCTTGAGCATTGTTATCGAGGTCCTGTGGTTAGGGATGTTCGAGGTGGTTCGTACGAAGAGGTAGTGGATACTGCTCTCCGTTATGAGTCTTATCAAGAGAGGGACAAGACCGAGCGAGAGAGCAAAAGGACTCGTAGCGTAGGTGGGTTCAGTGGAGCTCCATCTGGGGGAAAGAGTGGTTTTAATCGTGGGCAGTCCAGACCTACTCAGTCAGAGTCAGTGGTGCAGTCTTTTAGGAGTGCTTATCCAGCTAAACAGGGGCAGCAACAGATACAGAGGAAGGATAATGGCTCATATCAGTCAGGTCAACATCCGAGGTGTTCGAATTGTGGTAGAAATCACAGTGGTCATTGTTTTGGAACAGATGGGGCTTGTTTTACTTATGGCCAAAAAGGACATATTTCTAAGTATTGTCCTAGAGGATATTCTGCTACTAGCCATGCTACTTCACAGCCTCAGAGAACGTTTACAGGTACACAGACTCAGACTCAGCCAGCTAGAGCCACTACGCAGGTTGCTCGTGCACAGGGTTGA
- the LOC104248029 gene encoding uncharacterized protein — MKGEKVFLKVSPMKGVMRFGCKDKLSPRYIGPYEILDRIGSVAYKLALPPRLSAVHPVFHVSMLRRYVRDDNHKIQSENAELDENLTYEEGPIAILDRQVRQLRSKKVASVKVLWRNHPIEEATWESEADIQRKYPRLFEISDTVVGNSEIYENNIMNIYK, encoded by the exons ATGAAAGGAGAAAAAGTCTTTTTGAAGGTGTCCCCTATGAAAGGAGTCATGAGATTTGGGTGCAAAGATAAGCTAAGTCCGAGGTATATTGGTCCATATGAGATTTTAGATCGAATCGGATCGGTGGCGTATAAACTTGCCTTACCTCCGAGGTTGTCTGCTGTTCATCCCgtatttcatgtgtctatgcttagacGATATGTTCGTGATGATAATCATAAGATTCAGTCGGAGAATGCGGAGCTTGATGAGAACTTAACTTATGAAGAAGGTCCGATAgctattcttgataggcaagtgcGGCAATTGAGGTCAAAAAAGGTTGCTTCAGTGAAAGTATTATGGCGTAATCATCCAATAGAGGAAGCTACATGGGAGTCTGAAGCAGACATACAAAGAAAGTACCCCCGGTTGTTTGAGATATCAG ATACAGTCGTTGGAAATAGTGAAATTTATGAAAATAATATTATGAATATTTATAAGTGA